A DNA window from Microcystis aeruginosa NIES-843 contains the following coding sequences:
- a CDS encoding type I polyketide synthase, with the protein MGSHHQKTELTPLQKAVIALKEARNKIEALERQKNEPIAIIGMGCRFPGGANSPEAFWELLSRGKEAIVPVPSQRWDAEAYYDENPDLPNKTYARYGGFLDAVDQFDPQFFGMTPREAIALDPQQRLLLEVSWEALENAGIAPQKLTGTQTGVFVGIGLDDYAKRQIKQQIPIDAYTGSGNAFCFASGRLSYFLGLQGPSLAIDTACSTSLVTVHLACQSLRNRESNLALAGGVSLMLSPEVTLYLSKTRALSPDGRCKTFDKDANGYVRGEGCGMVVLKRFSDAISDGDNILGVIRGSAVNQDGPSSGLTVPNGSAQMAVIRQALENAKVKPEQISYLEAHGTGTALGDPIEVRGINNILCKDRSTDNPLMVGSVKTNIGHLEIAAGMASLLKVILSLKNQEIPPHLHFKELNPDLAAAATALKIPTASLPWQRTEEPRRAGISAFGLSGTNAHIIIEEPPQLSFNPSEVDRPAHLLTLSAKSDDALDDLAQKWVNYLEKNPQLNLADLAFSANTGRGQFNHRLAILAKSTLEAKDSLTAFTQKQPCLNVLSQAVAKSRQNKIAFLFTGQGSQYADMGRQLYETQPTFRHALEECDRLLQPYLEKSLLEVLYSDSSLLDQTAYTQPALFAIEYALYKLWQSWGIKPDGVLGHSVGEYVSACVAGVYSLEEGIKLIAERGRLMQSLPQKGAMAAIFAPIETVKSVISPYGDQVEIATINSSENIVISGDQEAINQIKADLESQSIEVRLLKVSHAFHSGMMQPILAEFKVIAAKISYKTPQLDWISTVTGEEISQAVTEDYWCQQVRQCVQFAPAIETLASQGYNLFIEIGSHPILTRLGQKTLANPDYLWLSSLQRGQDDWQILLQSVAKLAVSGVNIDWNGFDKDYARLRLPLPTYAFQKQPYWLTVEAPGLRPTQGTETVEGQDLHQSQERETLVAPGLRPTQKQNETKAESLESQLIALISQITGLNPQQLSLNVSLEADLGLDSIMMTQLMNGLLSLIPEEQRSQFSETFSLRHLMQVSNLQELLTIIQSHTSSPKPQISNPKPQTKNLKPQPSNLVPILHSQIPLLMSYWSLNSNSLFTKVKIAGEFDLNIAQQAWKLLINRHPMLRAQFQIPEDATCFADYQLEVLENPIPPEILVKDFTTLTPEEQGEKIEEEIYHWLNYNWSLTQWPLHGFSVLKLSDQIHQLFLGNEHLISDGLSNHVMMREFLEIYRAIVAKETPNLPPTLTVEDYRKQVQLMNDWQDIEEDRALAEYNNAVSGMSYRWQPKQQKNAQKSPLFYNQKYLLSAETTSQLIDKTRQWRVPMNALLLGAFIKTMSQIDSKAENIGISIPTSGRIYPEVDATGVVSSFAQNLALSFAKPQSEQDWPTFLSQIQQTVQQHIGTGLDRAQTRQMGTIFRDNITLEKGKIPPHSLSLIQEALKSNLYLPYTGQTHLQPQYDALSITDYQAGGMNATGTIDILQEIFNNRLHLFASYDYHHFDLLLIDQLMTAYVSQIEELANLPVQDQVIISHSSSISLNTEIEEMLRQITSEICHWTIEEDEISDDLEADLGLDSLERIRLVTKLEGIYGKQYRQDLLNCRTLQEMAAILAPSQPSIVNSYS; encoded by the coding sequence ATGGGTTCTCATCACCAGAAAACAGAATTAACGCCGTTACAAAAAGCAGTTATTGCGCTTAAAGAAGCTCGTAACAAGATTGAAGCCTTAGAACGGCAAAAAAATGAACCGATCGCTATTATTGGCATGGGGTGTCGTTTTCCGGGGGGTGCAAATAGTCCAGAGGCGTTTTGGGAGCTATTATCAAGGGGAAAAGAAGCAATTGTCCCTGTTCCTAGCCAAAGATGGGATGCGGAGGCTTATTATGACGAAAATCCCGATCTTCCTAACAAAACTTATGCTCGTTATGGCGGGTTTCTTGACGCAGTAGATCAATTTGATCCGCAATTTTTCGGGATGACTCCCCGGGAGGCGATCGCACTAGACCCTCAACAACGATTATTATTAGAGGTAAGTTGGGAAGCGTTAGAAAATGCCGGAATTGCACCTCAGAAGCTGACAGGGACGCAAACAGGCGTATTTGTGGGCATTGGCTTGGATGATTACGCAAAACGGCAAATTAAGCAACAAATTCCCATTGATGCTTATACGGGATCAGGAAATGCGTTTTGTTTCGCTTCAGGTCGCTTATCCTATTTTTTAGGGCTACAAGGACCCAGTTTAGCCATTGATACCGCCTGTTCTACCTCTTTAGTCACGGTACATCTGGCTTGTCAAAGCTTACGCAACAGAGAGTCAAATTTAGCTTTAGCAGGGGGAGTTAGTTTAATGCTATCCCCGGAGGTGACGTTATATCTTTCTAAAACCCGCGCTTTGTCCCCTGATGGTCGTTGTAAAACCTTTGATAAAGATGCAAATGGCTATGTGAGAGGGGAAGGCTGTGGAATGGTGGTCTTAAAACGCTTTTCTGATGCTATAAGCGATGGAGATAACATTTTAGGGGTAATTAGAGGCTCGGCGGTCAATCAAGATGGCCCCAGTAGTGGTTTAACGGTTCCCAATGGATCAGCGCAAATGGCAGTTATTCGTCAAGCATTGGAGAATGCAAAAGTAAAACCCGAACAAATTAGCTATTTAGAAGCACACGGGACAGGAACAGCCTTAGGCGACCCTATTGAAGTACGGGGGATTAACAATATCCTATGCAAAGATCGTTCCACTGATAACCCCTTAATGGTAGGTTCAGTAAAAACGAATATCGGCCACCTAGAAATTGCAGCAGGGATGGCCAGCCTATTAAAAGTCATTTTATCCCTAAAAAATCAAGAAATCCCCCCCCATCTTCATTTTAAAGAACTTAATCCTGATTTAGCGGCTGCTGCAACCGCTCTCAAAATTCCTACCGCTTCTCTGCCTTGGCAGCGAACAGAAGAACCTAGAAGGGCTGGAATTAGTGCATTTGGATTAAGTGGCACAAATGCCCACATTATCATCGAAGAACCGCCTCAATTAAGCTTTAATCCTTCTGAAGTGGATCGTCCTGCTCATTTACTCACTCTATCAGCGAAAAGCGACGATGCTTTAGATGATTTAGCGCAAAAATGGGTCAACTATTTAGAGAAAAATCCTCAATTAAACCTAGCAGACTTAGCTTTTAGTGCCAACACGGGACGAGGACAATTTAACCATCGTCTGGCAATTTTGGCAAAATCAACCCTTGAAGCCAAGGACTCTTTAACAGCATTTACGCAAAAACAACCTTGTTTGAATGTTTTAAGCCAAGCAGTTGCAAAAAGTCGTCAAAATAAGATTGCTTTCTTGTTTACAGGACAAGGTTCTCAGTATGCAGACATGGGACGACAACTGTATGAAACTCAACCCACCTTTCGTCACGCCTTAGAGGAATGCGATCGCTTATTGCAACCTTACCTAGAAAAGTCCTTATTAGAGGTTTTATACAGTGATTCTAGCTTATTAGACCAAACTGCTTATACTCAACCCGCCTTATTCGCCATTGAATACGCATTATATAAATTATGGCAGTCTTGGGGCATTAAACCTGATGGGGTTTTAGGTCATAGTGTGGGGGAATATGTGTCCGCTTGTGTTGCAGGGGTTTATTCTCTCGAAGAGGGAATCAAGTTAATTGCCGAAAGAGGACGCTTAATGCAGTCTTTACCCCAAAAAGGCGCAATGGCAGCCATATTTGCCCCTATTGAAACAGTAAAATCTGTTATTTCTCCTTATGGGGATCAAGTTGAGATTGCAACTATCAATAGTTCGGAAAATATTGTTATTTCGGGTGATCAGGAAGCAATTAATCAGATTAAAGCAGATTTAGAATCACAAAGCATTGAAGTGCGTCTGCTTAAGGTATCTCATGCTTTTCATTCCGGGATGATGCAACCGATATTAGCAGAATTTAAAGTGATCGCTGCTAAAATTAGCTATAAAACACCCCAATTAGATTGGATTTCCACCGTAACAGGTGAAGAAATCAGCCAAGCAGTAACAGAGGACTATTGGTGTCAACAAGTGCGTCAATGCGTCCAATTTGCCCCAGCAATAGAAACCTTAGCCAGCCAAGGTTATAATCTATTTATTGAAATCGGCTCTCATCCGATTTTAACGAGATTGGGTCAAAAAACCTTAGCAAACCCTGATTATCTGTGGTTATCTTCCCTACAACGAGGACAGGATGATTGGCAAATTTTATTACAAAGTGTGGCGAAATTAGCCGTTTCTGGGGTTAATATTGATTGGAATGGCTTTGATAAAGATTATGCTCGTCTTCGTCTTCCTTTACCTACTTATGCTTTCCAAAAACAACCCTACTGGTTAACCGTAGAGGCGCCTGGTTTACGCCCAACCCAAGGGACAGAAACCGTAGAAGGGCAAGACTTACACCAAAGTCAAGAACGAGAAACTCTAGTGGCGCCAGGCTTGCGCCCAACCCAAAAACAAAACGAAACCAAGGCTGAAAGCTTAGAAAGTCAATTAATTGCCTTAATAAGTCAAATTACGGGTTTAAATCCTCAGCAATTGAGTTTGAATGTTTCCTTAGAAGCAGATTTAGGGTTAGATTCTATTATGATGACCCAATTAATGAACGGGTTACTATCATTAATTCCTGAAGAGCAACGTAGTCAATTTAGTGAAACCTTTTCCCTACGCCATTTAATGCAAGTCTCCAATCTTCAGGAATTATTAACCATTATTCAATCTCATACTTCATCCCCCAAACCTCAAATCTCTAACCCTAAACCACAAACCAAAAACCTCAAACCACAACCCTCGAATCTGGTTCCTATTCTCCATAGTCAAATTCCCTTGTTAATGAGTTATTGGAGTCTCAATTCTAATAGTTTATTTACTAAGGTTAAAATTGCAGGAGAATTTGACTTAAATATTGCTCAACAAGCATGGAAACTGTTAATTAATCGACATCCCATGTTACGGGCGCAATTTCAGATTCCAGAAGATGCAACCTGCTTTGCAGACTATCAATTAGAAGTGCTAGAAAATCCCATTCCTCCTGAAATTCTTGTTAAAGATTTCACCACTTTAACTCCTGAGGAACAAGGGGAGAAAATTGAAGAAGAAATCTATCATTGGTTAAACTATAACTGGTCCTTAACGCAATGGCCGTTGCATGGATTTTCTGTTCTTAAATTATCTGATCAAATTCATCAATTATTTTTAGGGAATGAACACTTAATTTCGGATGGGTTAAGTAACCATGTCATGATGCGGGAATTCTTGGAAATTTACCGGGCTATAGTTGCTAAAGAAACGCCAAATCTTCCCCCTACATTGACTGTAGAAGATTATCGAAAACAGGTTCAATTAATGAACGATTGGCAAGATATTGAGGAAGATCGAGCCTTAGCAGAATACAATAATGCTGTGTCTGGAATGTCCTATCGTTGGCAACCTAAACAGCAGAAAAATGCTCAAAAATCTCCTCTCTTTTACAATCAAAAGTATCTACTTTCAGCAGAAACTACCTCTCAATTAATCGACAAAACCCGTCAATGGCGAGTCCCGATGAATGCACTATTATTAGGTGCATTTATAAAAACTATGTCACAAATAGATTCAAAAGCTGAAAATATCGGAATTTCGATTCCCACCAGTGGACGAATTTACCCCGAAGTAGATGCAACAGGTGTGGTTAGTAGTTTTGCTCAAAATCTTGCATTAAGTTTTGCTAAACCTCAATCTGAGCAAGATTGGCCGACCTTTTTAAGCCAAATTCAGCAAACTGTACAACAACATATTGGCACCGGTTTAGATCGGGCGCAAACTCGTCAAATGGGAACAATTTTTCGAGACAATATTACCCTAGAAAAGGGTAAAATTCCCCCTCATAGTCTTTCTTTAATACAGGAGGCTTTAAAGTCTAATTTATACCTTCCTTATACGGGACAAACTCACCTGCAACCTCAGTATGATGCTTTATCAATTACTGACTATCAAGCAGGAGGAATGAACGCAACTGGAACAATTGATATTTTGCAAGAAATATTTAATAATCGTCTTCATTTATTTGCAAGTTACGATTACCATCACTTTGACTTATTGCTAATAGATCAATTAATGACAGCCTATGTCAGCCAAATTGAAGAACTAGCCAATTTACCCGTCCAAGATCAAGTTATTATTTCTCATTCTTCCTCTATTTCTCTTAATACAGAGATTGAAGAAATGCTACGACAAATAACTTCCGAAATTTGTCATTGGACAATTGAAGAAGACGAAATAAGTGATGATTTGGAGGCAGATTTAGGACTAGATTCTTTAGAACGCATTCGCCTTGTTACCAAGCTAGAAGGGATTTATGGCAAACAATATCGCCAAGACCTTTTAAATTGTCGTACCTTGCAAGAAATGGCTGCTATTTTAGCCCCATCTCAACCTTCAATCGTCAACAGCTATTCGTAA
- a CDS encoding type I polyketide synthase — MKPIAIIGIGCRFPKANNYHEFWQLLSKGIDGITEIPKERWNIDEYYDENPETQGKMNSRHGGFLSQVDGFDPNFFGISPREALLMDPQQRLLLEVAWETIEDAGITREQLAGSKTGVFVGIATNDYSRIHAGYSHHPQGYDLTGNCTNIAAGRLSYLFNLKGPSLAVDTACSSSLVAVHLACQSLWNDESSMAIAAGVNLILSPIGHIALSKLKALSPDGRCKTFDESANGYVRSEGVGCIILKPLAQAIADKDSIYALIRGTAINHDGRSKGLTVPYGPAQESLIRSALKNAEIEPKELNYVELHGTGTSLGDPIEAMALGAVLEEGRDKDNPCLVGSVKSNIGHLEAAAGIASVIKMALSLKNKQIPPSLHFNKPNPYIPFDKLPLKLQSSLITWPQQETTAKGGISSFGFSGTNAHLILEEANLSHPEPISLTFPHLLPLSAHSQEAVRDLAQNYEDFLKDQALTAEFVQNLCYSASARRTHHAHRQAVVVHSHEELLKGLKELETIDLSTQSKPSKRKTNIAFVFSGQGPQWWAMGRELLATEPVFRSVIKQCDTLIQKYANWSLLAEFNASEAQSRLQETEVSQPALFALQVGLAKLWQSWGINPKSVVGHSLGEVAAAHFAGILTLEEAIHLICQRGQLMQQATGNGKMLAIELPVNEVENLMAAWENKLEIAAINSPYSTVVSGESQSIDQLIAELSQNRPDIFSKELPVNYAFHSQQMTTFADNLVKKLGELQPQKSTIPIFSTVTGDQQEGTLFNAAYWGQNMRQTVRFNPAIEAMIKSRHTIFVEISPHPVLLGYIKSTLREQDTEGFVLPSLRREHSERGTLLNSLGKLYTWGHSINWEKLYPENCQFVKLPLYPWQHESYWVSDAKPQFKSVSSASSLLNLLVEGKTEQLTEQLNQSDQLSPEVKQFLPQLLQLLVGEDTTIAGQMPILQDVSKNCYKVEWQLSPLNLKNKPSQGERWLIFNDNQVVGKALATTLNDAYVLVSSGQTYQKLVSGHYQINPNNVKDFQRLLQDLTEPITKVVYLWGLDSDINSQPSQTRSYASLLYLTQALAQFKTKEPPKLWVITQQAQPVNDAVKPLKIAQTSLWGMGQVIALEYPNLWGGLIDLEEKQPSSQAIIAEITENLGEDRIAFRDHQRYVARLVPNKAIKSSNINFKKTEASYLITGGLGSLGLSLADWLIEKGANHLILTSRRALADHSTDKQVKIKALEDKGATIQVIAADVSDHQQTRQLFHQIQENCPPLQGIIHAAGVLSDRTIDKMDFHCFESVFNPKAAGAWNLHQLSQDLSLDFFVCFSSMSALIGSRGQIHYAAANHFLDGLMHYRRESGLTGLSINWGPWAQGGMATQGYEEGLKRLGINPLQPNLALDTLDALINGNVTQTMVAEIDWSKFKTIVAAKGRVAFLEALFKQDKDNFVQTVENFPQTIQKNPPHRRVTLLTTRLQQEVAQVLGIHGDTLPDTDQGFFEMGMDSLMSVELKHRLEGLFSVSLPSTFAFEYPTIGDVVQYFVQEVFAWQDNSENSQISSETESTDVVVLNQALAELESLSEAETEALMEQELAELEALL; from the coding sequence ATGAAACCTATTGCAATTATTGGAATTGGCTGTCGTTTTCCTAAAGCGAATAATTATCATGAATTCTGGCAATTATTATCAAAGGGAATTGACGGCATCACCGAAATTCCTAAGGAGCGCTGGAATATTGATGAATATTATGATGAGAATCCCGAAACACAGGGGAAAATGAATTCTCGTCATGGGGGATTTTTATCGCAAGTTGATGGGTTTGATCCTAATTTTTTCGGGATTTCTCCTAGAGAAGCCTTATTAATGGACCCTCAGCAACGCTTACTCTTAGAAGTAGCTTGGGAAACCATTGAAGATGCAGGAATAACACGGGAACAATTGGCAGGATCGAAAACAGGTGTATTTGTGGGAATTGCCACAAACGATTATAGTCGCATTCATGCAGGATATAGCCACCATCCCCAAGGCTATGATTTAACAGGAAACTGCACAAATATCGCAGCCGGTCGTCTTTCCTATCTTTTTAACTTAAAAGGTCCTAGTTTAGCGGTAGATACGGCTTGTTCTTCCTCTTTGGTCGCAGTGCATCTCGCTTGTCAAAGTTTATGGAATGATGAGTCTTCAATGGCGATCGCAGCAGGGGTTAACCTGATTTTATCCCCTATTGGTCATATTGCGTTAAGCAAATTGAAAGCCTTGTCTCCTGATGGACGTTGCAAAACCTTTGATGAAAGCGCCAATGGATATGTGCGAAGTGAGGGAGTCGGTTGTATTATTCTCAAACCGTTGGCTCAAGCGATCGCAGATAAGGATTCCATTTATGCGTTAATTAGAGGAACTGCTATTAATCATGATGGACGCAGCAAGGGGTTAACGGTTCCCTATGGACCGGCACAAGAAAGCTTGATTCGATCAGCCTTGAAAAATGCCGAAATTGAGCCAAAAGAGCTTAATTATGTGGAATTACACGGGACGGGAACATCTTTAGGCGATCCCATCGAAGCGATGGCCTTGGGAGCTGTGTTAGAAGAAGGACGAGACAAGGATAATCCTTGTTTGGTGGGATCGGTAAAAAGTAATATAGGACATCTCGAAGCAGCGGCAGGAATTGCCAGTGTGATTAAGATGGCACTTTCCCTGAAAAACAAGCAAATTCCGCCCAGTCTGCATTTTAACAAGCCGAATCCTTATATTCCCTTTGATAAGTTACCCCTTAAGCTTCAATCATCTTTAATTACCTGGCCACAACAGGAAACAACCGCCAAGGGGGGAATTAGTTCTTTTGGATTTTCGGGAACAAACGCTCATCTTATCTTAGAAGAAGCTAATTTATCTCACCCAGAACCAATTTCCTTAACTTTCCCTCATTTACTCCCTTTATCTGCCCATAGTCAAGAAGCGGTTAGAGATTTAGCTCAAAATTATGAAGATTTCCTGAAAGATCAAGCTTTAACCGCTGAATTTGTCCAGAATCTTTGCTATAGTGCTAGTGCAAGACGGACTCATCATGCTCATCGTCAGGCGGTTGTGGTTCATTCTCATGAGGAATTATTGAAGGGTTTAAAAGAGTTAGAAACGATTGATTTATCGACTCAATCTAAGCCTTCAAAACGTAAAACAAACATTGCTTTTGTCTTTTCTGGCCAAGGACCTCAATGGTGGGCAATGGGACGGGAATTATTAGCAACAGAACCGGTTTTTCGCTCTGTTATTAAACAATGTGATACTTTGATTCAAAAGTATGCTAACTGGTCATTATTAGCGGAATTTAATGCGTCTGAAGCTCAATCTCGTTTACAAGAAACAGAAGTTTCTCAACCTGCTTTATTCGCTTTACAAGTTGGATTAGCTAAATTATGGCAATCTTGGGGGATTAATCCTAAATCTGTGGTTGGTCACAGCTTGGGAGAAGTTGCAGCCGCCCATTTTGCGGGAATTCTAACTCTTGAGGAAGCCATTCATTTGATTTGTCAGCGCGGACAGTTGATGCAGCAAGCAACAGGAAATGGAAAAATGCTTGCGATTGAATTACCTGTTAATGAGGTAGAAAATTTAATGGCTGCTTGGGAAAATAAATTAGAAATTGCTGCCATTAATAGTCCCTATTCAACGGTTGTATCTGGGGAGTCTCAATCGATCGATCAATTAATTGCTGAATTGTCCCAAAACCGTCCCGATATTTTTTCCAAAGAACTACCTGTTAATTATGCTTTTCATAGTCAACAAATGACTACTTTTGCGGATAATTTAGTTAAAAAATTAGGAGAGCTTCAGCCTCAAAAAAGCACCATACCAATTTTCTCAACCGTAACAGGTGATCAACAAGAGGGGACATTATTTAATGCCGCTTATTGGGGACAAAATATGCGTCAGACGGTACGTTTTAACCCTGCTATTGAAGCAATGATTAAATCTCGTCATACTATCTTTGTTGAAATCAGCCCCCATCCTGTTTTATTGGGATATATTAAAAGTACCTTACGAGAACAAGATACTGAGGGATTTGTTTTACCCTCTCTAAGACGAGAACATTCTGAACGGGGAACGCTATTAAATTCTTTAGGAAAGCTCTACACTTGGGGACATTCGATTAATTGGGAAAAATTATATCCCGAAAATTGTCAGTTTGTTAAGTTACCGCTTTATCCTTGGCAACATGAATCTTATTGGGTAAGTGATGCTAAACCTCAATTTAAGTCTGTTTCGTCTGCTTCTAGTTTACTTAATTTATTAGTTGAAGGCAAAACTGAACAACTAACGGAACAGTTAAATCAAAGTGATCAATTATCACCTGAAGTCAAGCAGTTTTTACCGCAATTATTACAGTTATTGGTGGGAGAAGATACAACAATAGCAGGCCAGATGCCTATCCTACAGGATGTGAGTAAAAACTGTTACAAAGTGGAATGGCAACTCAGTCCTTTAAACTTAAAAAATAAGCCTTCTCAAGGAGAACGGTGGTTAATTTTTAATGATAATCAAGTAGTCGGTAAAGCCTTAGCAACAACCCTAAATGATGCTTATGTTTTGGTGTCTTCTGGTCAAACTTATCAGAAGTTGGTGTCAGGTCATTATCAAATTAATCCTAATAATGTTAAGGATTTTCAACGGTTGTTACAAGATCTAACTGAACCAATCACCAAAGTGGTCTATTTATGGGGGTTAGACAGCGATATTAACTCCCAACCCTCTCAAACTCGTTCTTATGCCAGTTTATTGTATCTAACACAAGCTTTAGCTCAATTTAAAACTAAAGAACCCCCTAAACTTTGGGTCATAACACAACAAGCACAACCGGTGAATGATGCTGTTAAACCGCTTAAAATAGCGCAAACGTCCTTATGGGGAATGGGTCAAGTCATTGCCCTTGAATATCCTAATTTATGGGGAGGATTGATTGATTTAGAAGAAAAACAACCATCGTCTCAAGCAATTATTGCTGAAATAACAGAAAATCTAGGAGAAGATCGCATCGCTTTTCGGGATCATCAACGATATGTTGCCCGTTTAGTACCTAATAAAGCAATAAAAAGCTCAAACATCAATTTTAAGAAGACAGAAGCCAGTTATCTCATTACTGGTGGCTTAGGCTCTTTAGGATTAAGTTTAGCAGATTGGTTAATTGAAAAAGGTGCCAATCATTTAATCTTAACCAGTCGGCGAGCCTTAGCTGACCATTCAACGGATAAACAGGTAAAAATCAAAGCTTTAGAGGATAAAGGGGCTACTATTCAAGTAATTGCCGCTGATGTCAGTGATCATCAACAAACCCGTCAACTTTTTCACCAAATTCAAGAAAATTGTCCTCCCTTACAGGGTATTATTCACGCAGCAGGGGTTTTGAGCGATCGCACCATTGACAAGATGGATTTCCATTGTTTTGAGAGCGTATTTAATCCTAAAGCAGCAGGAGCGTGGAATTTACACCAACTTTCTCAAGATTTATCCTTAGATTTCTTTGTTTGTTTCTCTTCCATGTCTGCTTTAATCGGATCACGAGGTCAAATTCACTATGCTGCTGCCAACCATTTCTTAGATGGTTTAATGCACTACCGTCGGGAGTCTGGACTCACAGGGTTAAGCATTAACTGGGGACCTTGGGCTCAAGGGGGAATGGCCACGCAAGGCTATGAAGAAGGCTTAAAACGCCTGGGAATCAATCCATTACAACCTAATTTAGCCCTAGATACTTTAGATGCTCTAATCAATGGTAATGTTACTCAAACAATGGTAGCAGAGATTGATTGGTCTAAGTTTAAAACGATTGTTGCAGCAAAAGGACGGGTGGCTTTCTTAGAAGCGTTATTCAAGCAAGATAAGGATAATTTTGTGCAAACGGTCGAGAATTTCCCCCAAACCATCCAAAAAAACCCTCCTCACCGACGAGTCACCCTATTAACCACTCGTTTACAGCAAGAAGTAGCGCAAGTCTTAGGAATTCACGGAGATACTTTACCAGATACTGATCAAGGGTTCTTTGAGATGGGAATGGATTCTTTAATGTCCGTAGAACTGAAACATCGTCTAGAAGGCTTATTTTCTGTCTCTTTACCTTCTACCTTTGCTTTTGAGTATCCCACTATTGGTGATGTGGTGCAGTATTTTGTCCAAGAAGTATTTGCTTGGCAAGATAATTCAGAAAATTCTCAGATTTCTTCGGAAACCGAGTCAACGGATGTTGTAGTACTCAACCAAGCCCTTGCTGAATTGGAGTCACTTTCAGAAGCAGAAACAGAAGCTTTGATGGAACAGGAATTGGCGGAATTAGAAGCATTACTTTAA